In Edaphobacter dinghuensis, one genomic interval encodes:
- a CDS encoding ribose-phosphate diphosphokinase, giving the protein MNEQDTTAVLSPVSGQAEETETGSQSAPAPAAQGTHSKASRSADAPSSEKKRSGKLGESKRIKIFCGSSNPALCEEICKFVGVPLGETRLQRFSDGEVHFQLLENVRGADVFLVQPTCFPVDQHLVELLIMMDALKRASAGRITVVMPYYGYARQDRKDRPRVAITSKLVADLLTTAGANRALLVDLHAAQIQGFFNIPVDHLFASPVLVSYFRDLNLSNLTVVSPDAGGVERARFFAKKLEVPLAIVDKRRTDINVTEVMNVIGDVKGRTCLILDDIIDTAGTMVKTVDALLDQGAEKVYACATHAVLSGPAVERIANSRLEELIVTNTIPLREDALRVPKIKVLSIAGLLGRAIESIHMETSVSTLFN; this is encoded by the coding sequence GTGAACGAACAAGACACGACTGCAGTTCTTTCCCCTGTTTCAGGGCAGGCTGAGGAGACGGAAACGGGCTCCCAGTCTGCGCCAGCGCCAGCCGCTCAGGGCACGCATAGTAAGGCGTCGCGGTCAGCCGACGCGCCATCGTCGGAGAAGAAGCGCTCCGGCAAGCTGGGCGAGAGCAAGCGCATTAAGATTTTTTGCGGATCGTCCAACCCCGCACTGTGCGAGGAGATCTGCAAGTTCGTCGGTGTGCCGCTGGGCGAGACCCGGTTGCAGAGATTCTCCGACGGCGAGGTTCACTTTCAGCTGCTCGAAAACGTTCGCGGCGCGGACGTCTTTCTGGTGCAGCCTACGTGTTTTCCGGTCGATCAGCATCTCGTCGAGCTGTTGATCATGATGGATGCGCTGAAGCGCGCATCGGCCGGACGCATCACGGTTGTCATGCCGTACTACGGCTATGCGAGACAGGACCGCAAGGACCGGCCTCGTGTGGCGATTACATCGAAGCTGGTTGCCGATCTTCTCACCACGGCTGGTGCAAACCGGGCGTTGCTGGTCGATCTGCATGCAGCGCAGATTCAGGGTTTCTTCAATATCCCGGTGGACCACCTGTTTGCCAGTCCGGTGCTGGTGAGCTACTTCCGGGATCTGAACCTCTCGAATCTGACGGTGGTTTCGCCGGATGCGGGCGGCGTGGAGCGGGCGAGATTCTTCGCCAAGAAGTTGGAAGTACCGTTGGCCATCGTCGACAAGCGGCGGACCGACATTAATGTAACTGAGGTGATGAACGTCATCGGCGATGTAAAGGGCCGGACGTGCCTGATCCTCGACGACATTATCGACACCGCCGGAACCATGGTGAAGACGGTGGATGCGCTGCTCGATCAGGGCGCGGAAAAAGTTTATGCGTGCGCGACGCATGCGGTGCTGTCCGGGCCGGCAGTTGAGCGTATCGCAAATTCACGATTGGAAGAGCTGATCGTGACGAATACCATTCCGCTGCGCGAAGATGCGCTGCGGGTGCCGAAGATTAAAGTGCTTTCGATCGCCGGGCTGTTGGGACGCGCTATCGAGAGCATTCATATGGAGACCAGCGTTAGCACGCTGTTCAACTAG
- a CDS encoding 50S ribosomal protein L25: MATETVVATPRTGKFNKNAARRVRVAGKIPAVVYGAGQDAVAVAVDPKAITKILHSDSGHNTIFDLNVEGSAVVKAMIVDWQNEPLKGRLLHIDLKRIAMDKAMRVSVPIQLVGTATGVKNQGGILDHVLREVEIECLPGDIPSHLDVDVTGLELHGVIRVSDLPHSGSIKFLGDENATVAHVTAVKEEAPAEVVAAAPTEPEVAKKGKTDAEAAPAADAKKK; encoded by the coding sequence ATGGCAACAGAGACAGTAGTCGCAACACCTCGTACAGGCAAGTTCAACAAGAATGCGGCTCGCCGCGTTCGCGTCGCCGGCAAGATCCCTGCCGTGGTTTATGGCGCAGGTCAGGATGCGGTCGCGGTTGCGGTCGATCCGAAGGCGATCACCAAGATTCTTCACTCGGACTCCGGCCACAACACCATCTTCGATCTGAACGTCGAAGGCTCGGCTGTGGTCAAGGCCATGATTGTGGACTGGCAGAATGAGCCGCTCAAGGGCCGTCTGCTGCACATCGACCTCAAGCGGATCGCGATGGACAAGGCGATGCGCGTCTCCGTGCCAATCCAGCTTGTAGGCACTGCAACCGGCGTGAAGAACCAGGGCGGCATCCTAGATCACGTTCTCCGCGAGGTCGAGATCGAGTGCCTTCCGGGTGATATTCCGAGCCACTTGGACGTCGATGTCACCGGCCTCGAGTTGCATGGCGTGATTCGCGTCTCCGACCTGCCGCACTCGGGCAGCATCAAGTTCCTCGGCGATGAGAATGCAACCGTTGCTCACGTCACCGCGGTCAAGGAAGAGGCTCCGGCTGAGGTTGTTGCCGCTGCTCCGACCGAGCCCGAGGTTGCCAAGAAGGGCAAGACGGATGCGGAAGCTGCTCCGGCTGCCGATGCCAAAAAGAAGTAA
- the pth gene encoding aminoacyl-tRNA hydrolase produces MKLIVGLGNPGIEYQFTPHNAGFLAVDRIADDCGVSLTNRRGRALTAKARLAGEEILLAKPETFMNLSGLSVAALVQELDIAIPSTDLIVLYDELAIPLGTIRIRERGSANGHNGVKSISGALGTEEWLRIRIGVGKPALEDGREIKAGGKDYLLSPFRKQELAVLDEVLDRARSAVEVVLTKGVGAAMNEFNRRPDEPEKGTEGLNGK; encoded by the coding sequence GTGAAGCTGATTGTCGGACTCGGCAACCCCGGGATTGAGTATCAGTTCACACCGCATAACGCCGGGTTTCTTGCGGTAGACCGCATCGCAGACGATTGCGGTGTGTCGCTCACCAACCGGCGGGGACGAGCGCTAACGGCGAAGGCAAGGCTGGCAGGGGAAGAGATTCTGCTGGCAAAGCCTGAGACGTTCATGAATCTGAGCGGGCTTTCGGTGGCCGCGCTGGTTCAGGAGTTGGACATCGCTATTCCGTCGACGGACCTGATCGTCCTGTATGACGAACTGGCGATTCCGCTGGGCACGATTCGCATCCGCGAGCGTGGCTCGGCGAACGGGCACAACGGGGTGAAGTCGATCTCCGGTGCGCTCGGAACGGAAGAGTGGCTGCGCATCCGCATCGGCGTTGGGAAACCGGCGCTCGAGGATGGCAGAGAGATCAAGGCGGGCGGCAAAGATTATCTGCTGTCGCCGTTCCGCAAGCAGGAGCTTGCGGTGTTGGATGAAGTGCTCGACCGCGCACGCAGCGCTGTCGAGGTGGTACTGACTAAAGGGGTTGGTGCTGCAATGAACGAGTTTAACCGCCGGCCTGACGAACCCGAGAAGGGAACGGAAGGGTTGAACGGGAAGTAG